One Diabrotica virgifera virgifera chromosome 3, PGI_DIABVI_V3a genomic window carries:
- the LOC126882689 gene encoding uncharacterized protein LOC126882689, producing MEDLKKKRTPLKAKITRIENWLSQKASTEKDALQFQFRQTELKTCFLKYEEIMDQIDEIDEAGTEAEDRVTTEQKYFSILAGLQRKMDELLLGPPPLRSNSTQSTVATAKVRLPEITMQTFCGSFSEFNSFYQLFETLIVNNEELNNVQRFIYLKSFLRNEPLQLIDNIEVIDENFDIAVKTLKDRYENKSRVISLHIQKLLKAPSLVKSNSKALREFLTLAQQTLLALKNMSVPIEHWDLLLIEIFLQKLDFSTHRAFEYDIGTKTLPTLSQFFKFLEKKCDIQEKLNVSDHDKKVNNRSQSKASFFSSVDQPSHSFSDNNCTFCRSNAHKVYQCNDFKCLSLQEKFNFVKGKKLCFNCLGSKHFSQDCGSTRSCTLCGGHHHSSLHGTSENVSSSRNINRQALSRERNAQTPQNSQGASRVVAPISTQHSFNNRSQNEASTSSSRPPVDMQNFPDSQAATSLSALSVKTDVLLATALLQISTISENTSLSNEMLNLEFFPYNVKDRSFKTSFAVLDSITCRLPRATIDRSKIKVPQDLTLADPSYSVPGKIDLLLAGDIYSELLTDGFIRLGKNLPILQNTHLGYVIFGTINPQVFHRNSHLAISQSNVSLFVQSEPEENQLDKLLQQFFEIEEVPLVSKLTPDEELAEQIFSKTTLVLPSGRFQTFVYDARPDPLLEETDKNHVVLSVQDDEAAIEFESDA from the exons ATGGAAGACCTCAAGAAAAAAAGGACGCCTTTGAAGGCTAAAATTACAAGAATCGAAAACTGGCTCTCACAAAAGGCTAGTACGGAAAAGGATGCGCTACAATTTCAATTTCGGCAAACAgaattaaaaacctgttttttaaaatatgaagaaataatGGATCAGATAGACGAGATTGATGAAGCCGGTACTGAAGCAGAAGACAGGGTAAcaactgagcaaaaatatttctcTATTCTCGCGGGCCTACAGCGTAAGATGGACGAGTTATTGTTGGGCCCCCCTCCTCTCAGATCAAATAGCACTCAGTCAACTGTGGCCACTGCTAAGGTTAGGCTTCCGGAGATCACCATGCAAACGTTCTGCGGGTCATTCTCTGAGTTCAACTCGTTCTACCAGCTCTTCGAGACGCTAATAGTGAACAATGAAGAACTCAATAATGTGCAACGATTTATTTACCTTAAATCGTTCCTGCGAAATGAACCCCTCCAGTTGATCGACAACATCGAAGTTATCGACGAAAATTTCGATATAGCTGTAAAAACTCTCAAAGATCGTTACGAAAACAAATCGCGAGTGATTAGCTTACACATTCAAAAATTGTTAAAGGCTCCATCTCTAGTTAAAAGTAATTCAAAGGCGTTACGCGAATTTTTAACTCTAGCTCAGCAGACGCTGCTCGCTTTGAAAAATATGTCCGTACCAATTGAGCATTGGGATTTActattaattgaaatatttttacaaaaattagatttttctaCACATAGGGCCTTTGAATATGATATTGGGACAAAGACCTTACCTACCCTTTCacagttttttaaatttctcgAGAAAAAGTGTGATATTCAGGAAAAATTAAATGTTTCAGACCATGATAAAAAGGTTAATAACAGATCTCAATCAAAAGCATCTTTCTTCTCATCAGTTGACCAACCATCACACTCTTTCTCTGATAATAATTGTACTTTTTGTAGAAGTAATGCTCATAAGGTTTATCAGTGTAATGATTTTAAATGCCTCTCTTTAcaggaaaaatttaattttgtaaaaggtaagaaACTGTGTTTTAATTGTTTGGGTAGTAAACATTTCTCTCAAGATTGCGGCTCTACTCGATCATGTACTTTGTGTGGGGGTCATCATCACTCATCCCTCCATGGAACCTCTGAAAATGTCTCTTCCTCTAGGAACATCAATAGGCAAGCTCTCTCTCGTGAGCGCAATGCTCAAACTCCTCAAAATTCTCAAGGTGCCTCTCGTGTTGTCGCTCCCATATCTACTCAGCATTCTTTTAATAATCGCAGCCAAAATGAAGCTTCTACTAGCTCATCCAGACCTCCTGTAGATATGCAAAATTTTCCAGATTCTCAGGCAGCCACATCTCTCTCAGCTTTATCAGTTAAAACTGATGTATTGTTGGCTACCGCTTTA CTACAGATATCAACCATATCCGAAAACACCTCACTCTCAAACGAAATGTTAAACTTAGAATTTTTCCCCTATAATGTAAAGGACAGAAGTTTTAAAACTTCTTTCGCTGTACTCGATAGTATAACTTGTAGGCTTCCTAGAGCTACTATAGATAGAAGTAAAATAAAAGTCCCACAGGATCTCACTCTCGCAGATCCCTCGTATTCTGTTCCGGGTAAAATTGATTTGCTTCTAGCTGGTGATATCTATAGTGAATTATTGACGGATGGATTTATACGGTTAGGAAAAAATCTTCCCATTCTTCAGAATACTCACTTAGGCTATGTTATTTTTGGTACAATTAATCCTCAGGTTTTTCACCGTAATTCACATTTGGCTATCTCTCAGTCAAATGTTTCTCTCTTTGTTCAATCCGAACCCGAAGAAAATCAGTTGGATAAGTTGCTTCAACAATTTTTCGAAATTGAAGAAGTTCCCCTCGTTAGTAAATTAACTCCCGATGAAGAATTAGCGGAACAAATATTTAGCAAAACTACTCTTGTATTACCTTCAGGCCGCTTTCAA